From one Enterococcus sp. DIV2402 genomic stretch:
- a CDS encoding ABC transporter permease — protein MKKNIPYMILLPGIILLVFFLMVPLIASIFPTFLPKNGGIGNYIAFFQDEYNRGIFWRTIRVSGIVTIISLILGIPTAYFIAGLQKKWRGILMAMTLFPLLTNSVIRSFAWINILGKNGVINNFLLSVGIIDQPLSLLYTEFAIIIGSVYLFLPTMIMTLVGVMENIEGEMLEAAETLGASPFIAFIKIVLPLSIPGAIVGSILVFTGTLTAYTTPQLLGGNQKMLLATFLYQKASTLGDWNAVAIIALIMIVTTLIVMKGLNVIASRMDRREMNHA, from the coding sequence ATGAAAAAAAATATTCCATATATGATTTTATTACCAGGAATTATCCTTCTAGTATTTTTCTTAATGGTTCCATTGATTGCGAGTATCTTTCCTACTTTTCTTCCTAAAAATGGAGGTATTGGTAATTACATCGCTTTCTTTCAAGATGAATATAACCGTGGGATTTTTTGGAGAACAATTCGCGTGTCAGGAATTGTGACGATTATTTCGTTAATTTTAGGAATACCAACTGCTTATTTTATTGCTGGTTTACAGAAAAAATGGCGCGGCATTTTAATGGCAATGACTTTGTTTCCTTTATTGACAAACTCGGTTATTCGAAGTTTTGCGTGGATTAACATTTTAGGAAAAAATGGTGTTATTAATAATTTTTTACTGTCAGTAGGTATAATTGACCAACCCCTAAGTTTACTTTACACGGAATTTGCGATTATCATTGGTTCTGTGTATCTATTTTTACCAACTATGATTATGACACTAGTCGGCGTAATGGAAAATATTGAAGGAGAAATGTTGGAAGCTGCAGAAACATTGGGTGCTTCACCATTTATCGCTTTTATCAAAATTGTCTTGCCATTATCCATTCCAGGTGCCATTGTTGGGAGTATTTTAGTATTTACCGGAACACTAACAGCATATACTACACCACAATTGCTTGGTGGAAATCAAAAAATGTTATTAGCGACGTTCCTTTACCAAAAAGCGTCAACGCTAGGTGATTGGAATGCAGTTGCTATTATTGCTTTGATTATGATTGTTACAACGCTAATCGTAATGAAAGGTTTAAATGTAATTGCTAGTCGAATGGATAGGAGAGAAATGAATCATGCGTAA
- a CDS encoding ABC transporter permease, which produces MRKQKGMTIIAILVFAFLFLPLLLIVVTSFGTAAAIQFPIKGFTLDWYGNALRSETMLESFKLSLIVGLLATILALLVGVPASYALARYTVKGKNLIKSFFLSPTVIPGIVVGYTLFQFIVVALGLPVFQGLLIGHFLISLPYIIRVVGSSMDQLDYSMEEVAWTLGCTRFRAFMQIVLPNVSSGIFAAFMLAFVNSFNNVPVSMFLSGPGVTMLPTSLLSYMEYNYDPTVSAISVMLMLLTIGLMYLIEKTLGLASIA; this is translated from the coding sequence ATGCGTAAACAAAAAGGAATGACGATTATTGCAATATTAGTATTTGCCTTTTTATTTCTACCCTTGTTGCTAATCGTTGTGACATCGTTTGGAACAGCTGCGGCGATTCAATTTCCTATCAAAGGATTTACATTGGATTGGTATGGCAATGCACTGCGCTCAGAAACTATGCTAGAGAGTTTTAAATTAAGTTTAATTGTTGGCTTACTTGCAACTATTTTGGCGTTATTAGTCGGTGTTCCTGCTTCTTATGCATTAGCGAGATACACAGTGAAAGGCAAAAATTTGATTAAGAGTTTCTTCTTATCACCTACTGTTATTCCAGGAATTGTTGTCGGCTATACGCTTTTCCAATTTATTGTTGTTGCACTAGGTTTGCCAGTATTTCAAGGGCTATTGATTGGACACTTTTTAATTAGTTTACCTTATATTATTCGTGTCGTAGGTTCAAGTATGGATCAATTGGACTATTCGATGGAAGAAGTTGCTTGGACATTAGGATGTACACGTTTTAGAGCATTTATGCAAATTGTGCTACCAAATGTTTCTTCAGGAATTTTCGCTGCATTCATGTTGGCATTTGTTAACTCATTTAACAATGTTCCTGTATCGATGTTTTTATCTGGTCCAGGAGTGACAATGTTACCAACATCTTTATTAAGTTATATGGAATACAACTACGATCCAACCGTTTCGGCAATTTCAGTGATGTTGATGTTATTGACAATCGGCTTGATGTATCTGATTGAAAAAACGTTAGGCTTAGCGTCTATTGCGTAA
- a CDS encoding ATP-binding cassette domain-containing protein, with product MSFVELKDIRVSYDGKQNILEEMNISMEKGELVSLLGPSGCGKTTTLRVIAGLIKPNDGEFILDNENLTKIPVHKRNFGMVFQSYALFPHLTIAENVGFGLKLRKESKEVIAKRVAEMLAICGLENLGDRYPKQLSGGQRQRVALARALIIEPKLLLLDEPLSNLDAKLRVAMRIEIKRIQQQLGITTVFVTHDQEECFSISDKVAIMNNGVIEQYDTPENIYRLPRTQFVAQFIGFENFFDVTKTAAGYQTKNNTILSSTISTATAEKAVATIRPEDIQIVNAGAVKGTVVVRTFLGKSHQYEVATELGTLLVNGSDQQVYQTGEEIQLNFPAEKLVILER from the coding sequence GTGTCATTTGTTGAACTAAAAGACATCCGTGTGAGTTATGACGGAAAACAAAATATTTTAGAAGAAATGAATATTTCGATGGAAAAAGGCGAACTTGTTTCTTTATTAGGTCCGAGTGGTTGTGGTAAAACGACAACTTTACGAGTGATTGCAGGTTTAATCAAACCGAATGATGGCGAGTTTATTTTAGATAATGAAAATCTAACAAAAATTCCTGTTCATAAACGTAATTTTGGAATGGTTTTTCAAAGTTATGCATTATTTCCTCATTTAACAATTGCTGAAAATGTTGGTTTCGGTTTAAAATTACGCAAAGAAAGCAAAGAAGTAATCGCAAAACGTGTTGCTGAAATGTTAGCAATCTGTGGTTTAGAAAACCTAGGTGATCGTTATCCTAAACAATTATCTGGTGGTCAACGCCAACGTGTTGCTTTAGCACGTGCGTTAATTATTGAACCAAAATTATTATTATTGGATGAACCATTATCGAATTTGGATGCTAAATTGCGCGTAGCTATGCGTATTGAGATCAAACGAATTCAACAACAGTTAGGAATTACAACTGTATTTGTTACTCATGACCAAGAAGAATGTTTCTCGATTTCCGATAAAGTAGCGATTATGAATAACGGAGTAATTGAGCAATATGATACACCTGAAAACATTTATCGCTTACCAAGAACCCAATTTGTCGCTCAATTTATTGGATTTGAAAATTTCTTTGATGTAACTAAAACGGCAGCTGGTTATCAGACAAAAAATAATACTATTCTTTCTTCAACGATTTCAACTGCAACAGCTGAAAAAGCAGTTGCAACCATTCGTCCCGAAGATATCCAAATCGTCAATGCTGGTGCAGTAAAAGGAACCGTTGTTGTCCGTACATTTTTAGGCAAAAGCCACCAATATGAAGTAGCAACGGAATTAGGTACGTTGTTAGTGAATGGTAGCGATCAACAAGTTTACCAAACTGGTGAAGAAATTCAATTAAACTTCCCAGCTGAAAAATTAGTTATTTTAGAAAGGTGA
- a CDS encoding ABC transporter substrate-binding protein, with protein MKKYMFGLLLVSGLILGACGNSEATKTEETKGGESSGSNALVVSTFGLSEDIVKQDIMAPFEKANDAKITLEVGNSADRFTKLKNNPNAGVDVIELAQNNSTEGNQDDMFLEITEADVPNLANLTDSAKEVFESGSGVPIAVNSIGIVYDKEKVGHEITSWEDLWSEDLKGQISIPDITVTAGPLMLYVASDYAKQDITADNGEKAFEALKELKPNVVKTYSKSSDLANMFQSGEISVAVVADFAVDIIKGAAEDVTYVVPESGTYANFNTVNIPKDTKNKELALKFVDHRISEESQKAKALSLNEGPVNKDVELTDEEAENKTYGAVADRAQPVDFKLINENMSSWVDQWNRTMNN; from the coding sequence ATGAAAAAGTATATGTTCGGTTTATTATTGGTGTCGGGATTAATTTTAGGAGCTTGTGGTAATAGTGAAGCAACCAAAACAGAAGAAACAAAGGGTGGAGAAAGCTCAGGAAGCAACGCATTAGTTGTTTCAACATTTGGTTTAAGTGAAGATATTGTGAAGCAAGATATCATGGCACCATTTGAAAAAGCAAATGATGCAAAGATTACATTAGAAGTTGGAAACAGTGCGGATCGTTTTACAAAATTGAAAAATAATCCAAATGCAGGTGTTGATGTAATTGAGTTAGCACAAAACAACTCAACAGAAGGTAATCAAGACGATATGTTTTTAGAAATTACTGAAGCAGACGTACCAAACTTAGCAAATTTAACAGATAGTGCAAAAGAAGTTTTTGAAAGTGGTTCAGGGGTACCGATTGCTGTTAACAGTATTGGTATTGTCTACGATAAAGAAAAAGTTGGACATGAAATTACTAGTTGGGAAGATTTATGGAGTGAAGACTTAAAAGGTCAAATTTCAATTCCAGATATTACTGTAACAGCTGGTCCATTAATGTTATATGTAGCAAGTGATTATGCAAAACAAGATATCACTGCAGACAATGGTGAAAAAGCTTTTGAAGCATTAAAAGAATTAAAACCAAATGTAGTTAAAACTTATTCAAAATCATCTGATTTAGCGAATATGTTCCAATCAGGCGAAATTTCAGTTGCTGTAGTGGCAGACTTTGCTGTTGATATTATTAAAGGTGCAGCAGAAGATGTCACATATGTTGTCCCTGAATCAGGCACATATGCTAACTTTAATACAGTAAATATTCCAAAAGACACAAAAAACAAAGAATTAGCTTTAAAATTTGTTGACCACCGCATCAGCGAAGAGTCTCAAAAAGCTAAAGCTTTATCTTTAAATGAAGGTCCAGTGAACAAAGATGTTGAATTGACTGATGAAGAAGCAGAAAATAAAACATATGGTGCTGTTGCTGACCGTGCGCAACCAGTAGATTTCAAACTAATTAATGAAAATATGAGTTCTTGGGTAGACCAATGGAACCGTACAATGAATAATTAA
- a CDS encoding adenine deaminase C-terminal domain-containing protein, protein MNADVIIKNAWVFQTPTRSFVKQNVAIKGNKFYYISAADIDDLSAKTIEAENQYLIPGLIDIHMHIESSMTTPTIFSETVLRYGVTTIVADAHEMANVFGLEGLKEFMAAKTTLDIFHAIPSSVPSTTPELETTGGIIGLPEVEQLLQDPRVICLGEAMNFKGIAYEPDSLIAQIIDLCKGMRPTMPMEGHIPKIYDRELADFLYSGISSDHTHQFPEHLLDKIQAGLFIQFQNKSITPENMAVIRDNNLYDFACLITDDVMADDLLQGHLNENLKKAVSAGLPIEQAIYMTTYTPARRMSLLDRGMIAPGRVADFILLDNLEDFSIAQVYKDGQKVFEKGEPFVYPQVIEEFPQAYQQSVKCRLLTADDLVLKVETDKVQVRCNVIQKQVIGTFTERVTKEIAVVEGILQTESENLGHLLVMERYGKNGNIAHALMEQPLKHKGAIATTWAHDHHNLMVMGNDSTSILVAQQALLALQGGYVVVHDGKVVATCPLPIGGILSQAPVEELGADLQQVRLAMQQLGYENMNEIMSFSTLSLPVSPAIKVTDKGMMDTKSQTFYPLVFPEDGVLHATTH, encoded by the coding sequence ATGAACGCAGATGTGATTATTAAAAATGCTTGGGTCTTTCAAACACCGACTCGAAGCTTTGTGAAACAAAATGTTGCCATCAAAGGGAACAAATTTTATTATATCAGTGCTGCCGACATAGACGATCTTTCTGCAAAAACGATTGAAGCCGAGAATCAATATCTGATTCCCGGCTTAATTGATATTCACATGCATATTGAAAGTTCTATGACGACACCAACGATTTTTTCTGAAACAGTTTTGCGGTATGGTGTGACAACGATTGTAGCAGATGCGCATGAAATGGCGAATGTTTTTGGATTAGAAGGTCTTAAGGAATTTATGGCTGCCAAAACTACTTTGGATATTTTTCATGCGATTCCATCTTCAGTTCCATCAACTACACCGGAATTAGAAACAACAGGTGGCATTATTGGCTTACCTGAAGTGGAGCAATTACTGCAAGATCCACGAGTAATTTGTTTAGGTGAAGCGATGAATTTCAAAGGAATTGCTTATGAACCCGATTCCTTGATTGCTCAAATTATTGATTTATGCAAAGGAATGCGCCCAACGATGCCGATGGAAGGACATATTCCTAAAATTTATGATCGAGAGTTAGCCGATTTCTTATATAGTGGGATTTCATCTGATCATACCCACCAGTTTCCTGAACATCTACTAGACAAAATTCAAGCAGGATTGTTTATCCAATTTCAAAATAAATCCATTACACCAGAAAATATGGCAGTCATTCGCGACAATAATTTATATGATTTTGCTTGCTTAATTACAGATGATGTAATGGCAGACGATCTGTTACAAGGGCACTTAAATGAGAATTTAAAAAAAGCTGTCTCTGCTGGATTACCCATAGAACAGGCGATTTATATGACAACATACACACCTGCTCGTCGCATGAGTTTATTAGACCGAGGAATGATTGCTCCTGGTCGAGTGGCGGATTTTATTTTATTAGATAACTTGGAAGATTTCTCGATTGCTCAAGTTTATAAAGACGGTCAAAAAGTTTTTGAAAAAGGCGAACCATTTGTTTATCCGCAAGTCATAGAAGAATTTCCACAAGCATACCAGCAAAGTGTTAAATGTCGTCTATTAACAGCGGATGATTTAGTCTTAAAAGTTGAAACAGACAAGGTACAAGTTCGTTGTAATGTCATTCAAAAGCAAGTCATCGGAACTTTTACGGAAAGAGTTACAAAAGAAATTGCTGTTGTAGAAGGAATATTACAAACAGAAAGCGAAAACCTTGGTCATCTACTTGTGATGGAACGCTATGGTAAAAATGGCAACATTGCTCATGCTTTAATGGAGCAACCTTTAAAGCATAAAGGAGCCATTGCTACAACATGGGCGCATGACCATCATAATTTAATGGTGATGGGGAATGATTCAACATCTATTTTAGTCGCGCAACAAGCTTTGTTAGCACTACAAGGTGGTTATGTAGTTGTCCATGATGGCAAAGTAGTAGCGACTTGTCCGTTGCCAATTGGTGGTATTTTATCGCAAGCACCTGTTGAAGAACTCGGTGCTGATTTACAACAAGTTCGGTTGGCAATGCAGCAACTCGGTTATGAAAATATGAATGAAATTATGTCTTTCTCCACATTATCATTACCTGTTTCACCGGCGATTAAAGTAACAGATAAAGGCATGATGGATACTAAATCACAAACGTTTTATCCATTGGTTTTCCCAGAGGATGGTGTTTTACATGCGACAACTCATTAA
- a CDS encoding amidohydrolase — translation MRQLIKNVHVLTIDDQMTEFPEGYVLIEEDTIQEIGAMDAKLPSADRVIDGKNGILIPGMINAHTHVGMIPFRSLGDDVPDRLRRFLFPLEQVMTKELAQASAEYAVAEMLLSGVTSFCDMYYFEDAIAESVEKMGARAILGETIIDMPTCDFATPEEALKWCETFIEKWQGHPLITPAIAPHATNTNTPEVLAQIVAIAQHYGSPITMHVAEMTYEMEEFAQRYQQTPIAFLNELGYFEQQFIIAHGIFTQASDFDLLQSKAQAVKVAHCIGANTKSAKGVAPVKDMLKNHWHVGLGTDGPSSGNTLDLFTQMRMFANFHKTHEHDRGLFPANEIVTLATKGGAQVLGLDHLVGSIEVGKKADLTLIETESVNMFPIFDAYSALVYSANASNVSDVWVNGCQLVKEKQLVAQQVSDLRQQLVENMTEFVKEAKRRSEEI, via the coding sequence ATGCGACAACTCATTAAAAATGTTCATGTGTTAACGATTGATGACCAAATGACCGAGTTTCCAGAAGGTTATGTTTTAATTGAAGAGGATACAATTCAAGAAATCGGTGCGATGGATGCAAAATTGCCATCTGCAGATAGGGTCATTGATGGCAAAAATGGCATTTTAATACCAGGCATGATAAATGCGCATACGCACGTAGGAATGATACCGTTTCGTTCTTTAGGAGATGATGTACCTGATCGTTTACGCCGATTTTTATTTCCCTTAGAACAAGTTATGACGAAAGAATTAGCACAAGCTTCGGCGGAATATGCTGTCGCTGAAATGTTATTAAGCGGTGTGACAAGTTTTTGTGATATGTATTATTTTGAAGATGCTATTGCTGAATCTGTCGAAAAAATGGGCGCTCGAGCGATTCTAGGTGAAACAATTATTGATATGCCAACTTGCGATTTTGCCACGCCTGAGGAAGCCCTCAAGTGGTGTGAAACCTTTATAGAGAAATGGCAAGGGCATCCATTAATTACGCCAGCCATTGCGCCTCATGCAACCAATACCAATACACCGGAAGTATTAGCACAAATTGTAGCTATCGCCCAACACTATGGTAGTCCCATTACAATGCATGTAGCCGAAATGACCTATGAAATGGAAGAATTTGCACAAAGGTACCAGCAAACACCGATTGCTTTTTTAAATGAATTAGGTTATTTTGAACAACAATTTATTATAGCGCATGGTATTTTTACACAAGCGAGTGACTTTGATTTGTTGCAAAGCAAAGCGCAGGCCGTTAAAGTAGCTCATTGTATTGGTGCCAATACAAAATCAGCAAAAGGTGTAGCACCAGTCAAAGATATGCTGAAAAATCACTGGCACGTTGGCTTAGGAACGGATGGTCCAAGTAGTGGCAATACCTTAGATTTATTTACCCAGATGCGAATGTTTGCTAATTTTCATAAAACGCATGAACATGATCGAGGATTATTCCCAGCTAACGAGATTGTTACCTTAGCAACAAAAGGTGGCGCACAAGTCTTAGGATTAGATCATTTGGTGGGGTCAATTGAAGTTGGAAAGAAAGCTGATTTAACATTAATTGAAACAGAATCAGTTAATATGTTTCCTATTTTTGATGCCTATTCAGCCTTGGTTTATTCTGCAAATGCAAGCAATGTCTCAGATGTTTGGGTTAACGGTTGTCAACTAGTCAAAGAGAAGCAATTAGTCGCGCAACAAGTCTCTGATTTGCGCCAACAGTTGGTAGAAAATATGACAGAATTTGTGAAAGAAGCCAAACGTCGTTCAGAAGAAATATAA
- a CDS encoding AI-2E family transporter, with product MRKIKIDWNYWIIRFLFLMAVILGYKFISNYQIIVNALRNFFHILSPFIMGFILAYLLNGAQNRIEKLCQKIRHPFIKKRSRGISILILYLCAIYLIFIALNYLVPLIINNVIDLLTLLPTFYNYLIDLATNLEDQGVIEFIRLEELLTNLTADYSPDKLLLQWTQALTSLGAFTKGLSSLVINFFLSVIISIYTLLFKDSILDFIGKLSSKIMSETVFNSSRRWIQTTNQIFYKFISSQFIDACIVGVSASIVLLLMNVKFAITLGLLLGICNMIPYFGSIFASVVTAIITFFTGGLSHAVSVLFALIVLQQIDGNIIGPRIMSGALNLNPIIIIISITIGGAYLGILGMFLAVPIAAILKIIVTNWLDDSIKETTPQSE from the coding sequence TTGAGAAAAATCAAAATTGATTGGAATTATTGGATTATTCGGTTTTTATTTCTGATGGCCGTTATCTTAGGATATAAATTCATCTCTAATTATCAGATTATAGTCAATGCGTTGCGTAACTTTTTCCATATTCTATCCCCTTTTATCATGGGTTTTATCCTTGCTTATTTACTCAACGGAGCACAAAATAGAATTGAGAAATTGTGTCAAAAAATTAGACATCCCTTTATCAAAAAAAGAAGTCGTGGTATTAGTATCTTGATTTTATATCTCTGTGCAATCTATTTAATTTTTATTGCATTAAATTATCTTGTACCATTGATTATCAATAATGTGATTGATTTATTGACGTTATTGCCAACGTTTTATAATTATTTAATTGATTTGGCTACAAATTTAGAAGACCAAGGTGTCATTGAATTTATTCGTTTAGAAGAGTTATTGACTAATTTAACAGCGGATTATTCTCCTGATAAATTGTTACTTCAGTGGACGCAAGCCTTAACTTCTTTAGGTGCATTCACCAAAGGCTTGTCTTCGTTAGTCATTAATTTCTTTTTATCTGTCATTATTTCAATCTATACGTTGTTGTTTAAAGACTCAATTTTAGATTTTATTGGTAAATTATCTAGTAAAATCATGTCAGAAACTGTCTTTAATAGTAGTCGACGTTGGATACAAACTACCAACCAAATTTTTTATAAATTCATTAGTTCTCAGTTTATTGACGCTTGTATTGTTGGTGTTTCTGCGTCAATTGTCCTTTTATTGATGAATGTCAAATTTGCCATTACGCTAGGTTTGCTATTAGGGATTTGTAATATGATTCCTTATTTTGGTTCAATCTTTGCGTCTGTAGTTACAGCAATTATCACCTTCTTTACGGGTGGATTGAGTCATGCGGTATCGGTATTATTTGCTTTGATTGTCTTGCAACAAATTGATGGAAATATTATCGGTCCTCGTATTATGAGTGGTGCATTAAATCTAAATCCGATTATCATCATTATTTCAATTACTATTGGTGGTGCCTACTTAGGGATTTTAGGAATGTTCCTTGCTGTACCAATCGCTGCTATCTTAAAAATTATCGTGACCAATTGGCTTGACGATTCCATAAAAGAAACAACACCGCAATCTGAATAA
- a CDS encoding PucR family transcriptional regulator, with protein sequence MQLYSLLNADETHYIQVANQKADLTREVTTVGMMEAPDIIDFLVEGQLLVTTGFHFYQDIPALTSLIREMDERNCAAIGIKDQRYFDKIPQEVLDVANELQFPVLLLPKDTGLSVVVRDLLHRLLESQSNALSRIIEHTSKLSTFILEEGPTSLFLEKISMIINKELFLINSHYVVTYTSKNIDEHAQYIGQTLKASLTQKLLDLSEPLIGTYDNHTIALLPINTDFQSDGLFLGILDYENGNKEATLLLQQIVNLLGFSTLRTLINEEAKRQIKNDLFTSIISKKVDSSVLVEQLRLQEVDTFTLHKCAIVSIQQVTTSYLISYKMVRRVHDYLKWFLDEEQLDYQLFINGEELVFLIPSLDMTFKRLYHLQTFLSEQIATPYTVVIGYSHSELPLIQTHTLFTEAAEALTLVTNPPERTLIEYRPKVISELLQLIPNNEQESYIEDNLLALMQLENPVEKAELIETLYHYFYHSRAINKVASSLFLHRNTVIYRLKKIEQILHVSLEDPEVRMRLTIAILLLRNHTDNPR encoded by the coding sequence ATGCAGCTTTATTCTTTATTAAATGCAGATGAAACGCATTATATTCAAGTTGCCAACCAAAAAGCAGATTTAACTAGAGAAGTGACGACCGTGGGAATGATGGAAGCTCCTGATATTATCGACTTTTTAGTTGAAGGACAGTTATTAGTCACAACCGGTTTTCACTTTTATCAGGATATTCCCGCACTAACCAGTTTAATTAGAGAAATGGACGAACGAAATTGTGCAGCAATTGGCATTAAAGATCAACGTTATTTTGATAAAATTCCTCAAGAAGTCTTAGATGTAGCGAATGAATTACAATTCCCTGTTTTATTATTGCCTAAAGATACTGGTTTGTCTGTTGTTGTCCGTGATTTATTGCATCGCTTGTTAGAATCACAATCAAATGCTTTGTCACGCATTATTGAACATACCAGTAAATTATCAACATTTATTTTAGAAGAAGGCCCCACTAGTTTATTTTTAGAAAAAATTTCCATGATTATTAATAAAGAATTATTTTTAATCAATTCACATTATGTCGTCACTTACACTAGTAAAAATATTGATGAACATGCGCAATACATTGGACAAACGCTAAAAGCATCATTGACACAAAAGCTATTGGACTTGTCTGAACCGCTTATCGGAACTTATGATAATCATACCATCGCTTTATTACCCATTAATACAGATTTCCAATCAGATGGGTTATTTCTAGGTATATTAGATTATGAAAATGGGAATAAAGAAGCGACTCTTTTATTGCAACAAATTGTAAACTTACTCGGTTTTTCTACATTGCGTACTTTAATTAATGAAGAAGCTAAACGTCAAATAAAAAATGATTTATTCACTTCGATTATCTCAAAAAAAGTTGATTCGTCGGTGCTAGTAGAACAATTACGCCTACAAGAAGTTGATACGTTCACACTGCATAAGTGTGCCATTGTCTCAATTCAGCAAGTGACGACTTCTTATTTAATTAGTTACAAAATGGTGCGCAGAGTGCATGACTACTTAAAATGGTTTTTAGATGAAGAACAATTGGATTATCAATTATTCATTAATGGCGAAGAATTAGTTTTTCTCATTCCCTCTCTAGATATGACTTTTAAACGACTCTATCACCTGCAAACATTTTTATCTGAACAAATTGCAACACCCTATACAGTTGTGATTGGATATTCTCATAGTGAACTCCCTTTAATTCAGACCCATACTTTATTTACGGAAGCTGCTGAAGCATTGACACTCGTCACCAATCCACCAGAACGGACTTTAATTGAATACCGACCAAAAGTGATTTCTGAATTGTTACAACTGATTCCTAATAACGAACAGGAAAGTTATATTGAAGATAATTTACTTGCTTTAATGCAATTGGAAAATCCTGTTGAAAAAGCTGAATTGATAGAAACACTCTATCACTATTTCTATCATTCACGAGCAATTAATAAAGTCGCAAGTTCCTTGTTTTTACATCGAAATACGGTCATCTATCGTTTAAAAAAAATCGAACAAATTTTACACGTTTCTTTAGAGGACCCAGAAGTGAGAATGCGTTTAACAATCGCTATTTTACTATTGAGAAATCATACAGATAATCCAAGATAA
- a CDS encoding dicarboxylate/amino acid:cation symporter, with amino-acid sequence MKVLSFIKKSTTTQMVIALIGGMVFGTVVGEWAGNLKFIGDIFIRLIQMSIVVLVMASVISAIGEMARQKEDSTFGVKMGVNTFKWILFFTVVASTLGYLLATIIQPGKGMMTAESLTVEVPEALGFQETVTNFVSTNIFQSMASADMIPIIIFSVFFGAGLNMLVKKTGNTLVLDGVKEVHTIVLNIIQLAMKVAPIGVFCLLANVAGTTGLQIIFPMIKYLGILLIGVLLMMLIMSAVVAVRCQLNPMLLPKKFMDMSIVALTTTSSAITFPTALKDCVEKFGVRRDVANFTMSVGMTMGSAGAAMCYVVMILFMQQSAGIELPLLKLLIGIGLSIMLTLGTITVPGSAAVVATFLATSLGLPLESIALLIGVDWFAGMFRTFLNVNNDVFVSLLVANSVDALDKDVYNNKKTVSIGKVEE; translated from the coding sequence ATGAAAGTATTATCATTTATAAAAAAGTCGACCACAACGCAAATGGTTATTGCGTTAATTGGCGGTATGGTATTTGGAACAGTTGTTGGTGAATGGGCAGGTAATTTAAAATTTATAGGAGATATATTTATCCGTTTAATTCAAATGTCCATTGTTGTCTTAGTTATGGCTTCGGTCATCTCGGCGATTGGCGAAATGGCTCGCCAAAAAGAAGACAGTACCTTTGGAGTGAAGATGGGGGTCAATACCTTTAAATGGATTTTATTTTTCACAGTGGTTGCATCGACATTAGGCTATCTATTGGCGACAATCATCCAACCAGGTAAAGGAATGATGACAGCTGAAAGTTTAACAGTTGAAGTTCCTGAAGCATTAGGTTTTCAAGAAACTGTAACGAATTTTGTTTCAACAAATATTTTTCAGTCAATGGCATCCGCAGATATGATTCCAATTATTATCTTTTCTGTCTTTTTTGGAGCAGGTTTAAATATGCTTGTGAAAAAAACTGGCAATACCTTAGTTTTAGATGGTGTGAAAGAAGTCCATACGATTGTTTTGAATATCATTCAGTTAGCGATGAAAGTTGCGCCAATCGGTGTATTTTGTTTATTAGCAAATGTAGCGGGAACAACTGGATTACAAATTATATTCCCAATGATTAAGTATTTAGGAATTTTATTAATTGGTGTCTTATTAATGATGCTGATTATGTCGGCTGTGGTTGCTGTACGTTGCCAACTAAATCCAATGCTTCTTCCAAAGAAATTTATGGATATGTCAATTGTTGCATTGACCACAACAAGTTCAGCAATTACTTTTCCTACAGCATTAAAAGACTGTGTAGAGAAATTCGGTGTGCGTCGTGATGTAGCTAATTTTACCATGAGTGTCGGAATGACCATGGGAAGCGCAGGAGCGGCTATGTGTTATGTTGTCATGATTTTATTTATGCAACAAAGTGCAGGCATCGAGTTACCACTCTTGAAATTGTTAATCGGTATTGGTTTATCAATTATGTTAACTTTAGGAACAATCACTGTTCCTGGAAGTGCAGCTGTTGTTGCGACATTTTTAGCAACATCTTTAGGCTTACCATTGGAATCAATTGCTTTGTTAATCGGTGTCGATTGGTTTGCAGGAATGTTTAGAACATTCTTAAATGTAAATAATGATGTATTTGTTTCTTTATTGGTTGCAAACAGTGTGGATGCTTTGGACAAAGATGTTTATAACAATAAGAAAACCGTTTCTATTGGTAAAGTGGAAGAATAA